Proteins encoded by one window of Perca fluviatilis chromosome 13, GENO_Pfluv_1.0, whole genome shotgun sequence:
- the LOC120571341 gene encoding epsin-1-like isoform X2, producing MTSSMLRRQLKNLVQNYSEAEVKVREATSNDPWGPSSTQMADLSDLTYNVVACNEIMTMLWKRLKDDKNWRHIHKSLTLLEYLLKTGDDRVLLKMKDNIYIVKALTEYRFVEKDGKDQGGNVREKAKVVLVLMEDDEKLKEERDFALKTREKTSKSSAASSTDTVTDPNYKPVYVPGTSGLPSLDNIPSVADLAASFAARKEERLKQEAEKKEAERRAKLSEEELKWEDAGKGNDAKGGAWGGEKAEEVKEDQWGAPQEPKEATDPWGTSAKPDTTDTEASSDPWGPPAKTEEDPFSAPKTGENSFAAPKNGEDPFAAPKDEPDPFSASKDDPFNTPKDSSDPFNAPKDKEDPFAAPKDKPDPFSLSNNDPFNTPKNDPFNAPKDDPFSTPKDDPFNTPKDDPFNAPKNDKFNAPKDDPFSTLNDDPFNAPKDDHFNAPKRDPFTTPKGDPFNAPNDDPFSTPIDDPFTVPASTPPKEDPFSAPASSKDDPFTVPTTPPKEDPFSTPSKLSQDDPFAAATTPPKEDPFSAPSKPTKDDPFAAATTPPKEDPFSAPSKPTKDDPFAAATTPPKEDPFSAPSKPTKDDPFAALTTPPKEDPFTVPSSPPKGDASDPFNAPLVSSPQGSADLWGAPASSPPATVSDPWGPPSAPKETKSGDPWGDGTSLSSPIDHSDAFGDSSKLDNDPWGAPAAALVSTDDAWGSPAPPLDSSLSSDPFGDGASKKSDPWGAPSNNATGKQTAQEEKLHEKTASFLGCAGASLVDLDDLFSSNPEPKQRPLVNKLVAQTQAIGAFKARGMTSGPGVRSGTVAGGFLPETSYCSPFGSTHAPSFGAPSPTFGAANPSSETPLFQLPSHTMGLNMLQVAPPFAGTGMVQSVSVGGSPQMGLNMNPPFGGVGMVHPGSPVGNPWANPLSSGTGMGQSSFYGGNHQAGVAHLGGSTPLGGGGVPFQPQFLSGSGSGETLNKNNNPFLF from the exons ATGACGTCCTCTATGCTCCGCAGACAGCTGAAGAACCTGGTCCAGAACTACTCTGAGGCTGAGGTCAAg GTGAGAGAGGCGACATCTAATGACCCATGGGGCCCATCCAGCACTCAGATGGCAGACCTCTCTGATCTGACCTACAATGTGGTGGCCTGCAACGAGATCATGACGATGCTCTGGAAGCGCCTGAAAGACGACAAGAACTGGAGACACATCCACAAG TCCCTGACACTGCTGGAGTACCTGTTAAAGACCGGTGACGATCGTGTGCTTCTGAAAATGAAAGACAACATCTACATCGTCAAAGCCCTCACGGAGTATCGCTTTGTAGAAAAAGATGGCAAAGATCAG GGTGGAAATGTGAGAGAGAAGGCCAAAGTTGTCCTTGTTCTTATGGAGGATGATGAGAAActaaaggaggagagagacttTGCCCTCAAGACCAGAGAGAAGACGTCAAAAAGTTCTGCTG CCTCATCCACCGACACCGTCACGGATCCTAACTACAAGCCAGTCTACGTTCCCGGGACCTCAGGGCTTCCATCCTTAGACAACATACCCTCAGTGGCTGACTTGGCCGCTTCCTTCGCTGCCCGCAAAGAGGAGCGTCTTAAACAGGAAGCTGAGAAGAAAGAAGCAGAGAGGAGG GCCAAACTGAGTGAAGAAGAGCTGAAATGGGAGGATGCCGGGAAAGGCAATGACGCAAAAGGGGGTGCCTGGGgaggagagaaagcagaggAGGTGAAAGAAGACCAATGGGGAGCCCCCCAAGAACCTAAAGAGGCCACAGATCCATGGGGCACATCAGCAAAACCTGACACAACTGACACAGAAGCTAGCAGTGATCCTTGGGGTCCTCCAGCCAAAACTGAGGAAGATCCATTTTCAGCGCCAAAAACAGGTGAAAATTCATTTGCTGCCCCGAAGAATGGAGAAGATCCTTTTGCAGCACCAAAAGATGAACCTGATCCTTTTAGTGCATCAAAAGATGACCCGTTCAACACCCCAAAAGATAGTTCAGACCCGTTCAATGCACCCAAAGACAAGGAGGATCCATTTGCTGCACCAAAAGATAAACCAGATCCCTTCAGTTTGTCTAACAATGATCCATTCAACACCCCAAAGAATGATCCATTCAACGCCCCAAAAGATGATCCATTCAGCACACCAAAGGATGATCCATTCAACACCCCAAAAGATGATCCATTTAATGCTCCAAAGAATGACAAATTTAATGCTCCAAAAGATGATCCTTTTAGCACCCTAAATGATGATCCTTTTAATGCCCCAAAGGATGATCACTTTAATGCTCCAAAGCGCGATCCTTTTACCACCCCAAAAGGTGATCCTTTTAATGCCCCAAATGATGACCCATTCAGTACCCCAATAGATGATCCATTCACTGTGCCAGCTTCAACACCCCCTAAGGAAGACCCATTTTCAGCCCCAGCGTCATCTAAAGACGACCCCTTCACAGTCCCCACAACACCACCTAAAGAAGATCCTTTCTCTACACCGAGTAAACTTTCCCAAGACGACCCTTTCGCTGCAGCAACAACCCCACCCAAAGAG GATCCTTTCTCTGCACCGTCCAAACCTACAAAAGACGACCCTTTTGCTGCAGCAACAACGCCACCCAAAGAGGATCCTTTCTCTGCACCGTCCAAACCTACAAAAGACGACCCTTTTGCTGCAGCAACAACGCCACCCAAAGAGGATCCTTTCTCTGCACCGTCCAAACCTACAAAAGACGACCCTTTTGCTGCACTAACAACACCCCCTAAAGAGGACCCATTCACAGTGCCATCCAGTCCACCAAAAGGGGATGCCTCCGATCCCTTCAATGCCCCTCTGGTGAGCTCGCCCCAAGGCAGTGCAGATTTGTGGGGAGCCCCTGCTAGTTCTCCACCCGCCACCGTGTCAGATCCCTGGGGGCCGCCATCTGCTCCAAAGGAAACAAAGAGCGGAGATCCCTGGGGGGACGGGACAAGCCTCTCCTCACCCATTGATCATTCTGATGCATTTGGAGATTCATCCAAACTGGACAATGACCCATGGGGAGCCCCAG CTGCAGCTCTAGTTAGCACGGATGATGCGTGGGGTTCACCTGCTCCACCCTTAGACTCCTCCCTATCTAGTGACCCCTTTGGAGACGGTGCATCTAAAAAAAGTGATCCTTGGGGTGCACCAAGCAACAATGCGACAG GAAAGCAAACGGCGCAGGAAGAGAAGTTGCATGAAAAGACTGCGTCGTTTCTGGGCTGTGCGGGGGCGTCGCTTGTTGACCTGGACGATCTATTTTCTTCTAACCCCGAACCCAAACAGCGCCCCCTCGTCAACAAGCTCGTCGCCCAGACCCAAGCCATCG GCGCTTTCAAAGCCAGGGGCATGACATCTGGCCCTGGGGTCAGATCAGGAACTGTTGCAGGGGGGTTCCTTCCTGAAACGTCATACTGCAGTCCTTTTGGGTCCACCCATGCTCCCTCCTTTGGTGCACCTTCTCCCACTTTTGGAGCTGCTAATCCTTCCAGTGAAACGCCCCTATTTCAGCTACCGTCCCATACCATGGGCTTAAATATGCTTCAGGTGGCTCCTCCGTTCGCAGGAACTGGAATGGTACAATCCGTTTCTGTGGGAGGGAGTCCACAAATGGGCCTTAACATGAACCCCCCCTTTGGAGGAGTGGGAATGGTGCATCCTGGATCCCCGGTGGGCAATCCTTGGGCAAACCCCCTCTCATCGGGAACAGGAATGGGTCAGTCCAGTTTCTATGGAGGAAATCACCAAGCAGGAGTGGCTCACTTGGGAGGATCCACTCCACTAGGCGGCGGGGGAGTCCCCTTCCAGCCACAGTTTCTCTCAGGCAGCGGGTCAGGTGAGACcttgaacaaaaacaacaatccATTCCTGTTCTGA
- the LOC120571341 gene encoding epsin-1-like isoform X1, producing the protein MTSSMLRRQLKNLVQNYSEAEVKVREATSNDPWGPSSTQMADLSDLTYNVVACNEIMTMLWKRLKDDKNWRHIHKSLTLLEYLLKTGDDRVLLKMKDNIYIVKALTEYRFVEKDGKDQGGNVREKAKVVLVLMEDDEKLKEERDFALKTREKTSKSSAASSTDTVTDPNYKPVYVPGTSGLPSLDNIPSVADLAASFAARKEERLKQEAEKKEAERRAKLSEEELKWEDAGKGNDAKGGAWGGEKAEEVKEDQWGAPQEPKEATDPWGTSAKPDTTDTEASSDPWGPPAKTEEDPFSAPKTGENSFAAPKNGEDPFAAPKDEPDPFSASKDDPFNTPKDSSDPFNAPKDKEDPFAAPKDKPDPFSLSNNDPFNTPKNDPFNAPKDDPFSTPKDDPFNTPKDDPFNAPKNDKFNAPKDDPFSTLNDDPFNAPKDDHFNAPKRDPFTTPKGDPFNAPNDDPFSTPIDDPFTVPASTPPKEDPFSAPASSKDDPFTVPTTPPKEDPFSTPSKLSQDDPFAAATTPPKEDPFSAPSKPTKDDPFTVATTPPKEDPFSAPSKPTKDDPFAAATTPPKEDPFSAPSKPTKDDPFAAATTPPKEDPFSAPSKPTKDDPFAALTTPPKEDPFTVPSSPPKGDASDPFNAPLVSSPQGSADLWGAPASSPPATVSDPWGPPSAPKETKSGDPWGDGTSLSSPIDHSDAFGDSSKLDNDPWGAPAAALVSTDDAWGSPAPPLDSSLSSDPFGDGASKKSDPWGAPSNNATGKQTAQEEKLHEKTASFLGCAGASLVDLDDLFSSNPEPKQRPLVNKLVAQTQAIGAFKARGMTSGPGVRSGTVAGGFLPETSYCSPFGSTHAPSFGAPSPTFGAANPSSETPLFQLPSHTMGLNMLQVAPPFAGTGMVQSVSVGGSPQMGLNMNPPFGGVGMVHPGSPVGNPWANPLSSGTGMGQSSFYGGNHQAGVAHLGGSTPLGGGGVPFQPQFLSGSGSGETLNKNNNPFLF; encoded by the exons ATGACGTCCTCTATGCTCCGCAGACAGCTGAAGAACCTGGTCCAGAACTACTCTGAGGCTGAGGTCAAg GTGAGAGAGGCGACATCTAATGACCCATGGGGCCCATCCAGCACTCAGATGGCAGACCTCTCTGATCTGACCTACAATGTGGTGGCCTGCAACGAGATCATGACGATGCTCTGGAAGCGCCTGAAAGACGACAAGAACTGGAGACACATCCACAAG TCCCTGACACTGCTGGAGTACCTGTTAAAGACCGGTGACGATCGTGTGCTTCTGAAAATGAAAGACAACATCTACATCGTCAAAGCCCTCACGGAGTATCGCTTTGTAGAAAAAGATGGCAAAGATCAG GGTGGAAATGTGAGAGAGAAGGCCAAAGTTGTCCTTGTTCTTATGGAGGATGATGAGAAActaaaggaggagagagacttTGCCCTCAAGACCAGAGAGAAGACGTCAAAAAGTTCTGCTG CCTCATCCACCGACACCGTCACGGATCCTAACTACAAGCCAGTCTACGTTCCCGGGACCTCAGGGCTTCCATCCTTAGACAACATACCCTCAGTGGCTGACTTGGCCGCTTCCTTCGCTGCCCGCAAAGAGGAGCGTCTTAAACAGGAAGCTGAGAAGAAAGAAGCAGAGAGGAGG GCCAAACTGAGTGAAGAAGAGCTGAAATGGGAGGATGCCGGGAAAGGCAATGACGCAAAAGGGGGTGCCTGGGgaggagagaaagcagaggAGGTGAAAGAAGACCAATGGGGAGCCCCCCAAGAACCTAAAGAGGCCACAGATCCATGGGGCACATCAGCAAAACCTGACACAACTGACACAGAAGCTAGCAGTGATCCTTGGGGTCCTCCAGCCAAAACTGAGGAAGATCCATTTTCAGCGCCAAAAACAGGTGAAAATTCATTTGCTGCCCCGAAGAATGGAGAAGATCCTTTTGCAGCACCAAAAGATGAACCTGATCCTTTTAGTGCATCAAAAGATGACCCGTTCAACACCCCAAAAGATAGTTCAGACCCGTTCAATGCACCCAAAGACAAGGAGGATCCATTTGCTGCACCAAAAGATAAACCAGATCCCTTCAGTTTGTCTAACAATGATCCATTCAACACCCCAAAGAATGATCCATTCAACGCCCCAAAAGATGATCCATTCAGCACACCAAAGGATGATCCATTCAACACCCCAAAAGATGATCCATTTAATGCTCCAAAGAATGACAAATTTAATGCTCCAAAAGATGATCCTTTTAGCACCCTAAATGATGATCCTTTTAATGCCCCAAAGGATGATCACTTTAATGCTCCAAAGCGCGATCCTTTTACCACCCCAAAAGGTGATCCTTTTAATGCCCCAAATGATGACCCATTCAGTACCCCAATAGATGATCCATTCACTGTGCCAGCTTCAACACCCCCTAAGGAAGACCCATTTTCAGCCCCAGCGTCATCTAAAGACGACCCCTTCACAGTCCCCACAACACCACCTAAAGAAGATCCTTTCTCTACACCGAGTAAACTTTCCCAAGACGACCCTTTCGCTGCAGCAACAACCCCACCCAAAGAGGATCCTTTCTCTGCACCGTCCAAACCTACAAAAGACGACCCTTTCACTGTAGCAACAACCCCACCCAAAGAGGATCCTTTCTCTGCACCGTCCAAACCTACAAAAGACGACCCTTTTGCTGCAGCAACAACGCCACCCAAAGAGGATCCTTTCTCTGCACCGTCCAAACCTACAAAAGACGACCCTTTTGCTGCAGCAACAACGCCACCCAAAGAGGATCCTTTCTCTGCACCGTCCAAACCTACAAAAGACGACCCTTTTGCTGCACTAACAACACCCCCTAAAGAGGACCCATTCACAGTGCCATCCAGTCCACCAAAAGGGGATGCCTCCGATCCCTTCAATGCCCCTCTGGTGAGCTCGCCCCAAGGCAGTGCAGATTTGTGGGGAGCCCCTGCTAGTTCTCCACCCGCCACCGTGTCAGATCCCTGGGGGCCGCCATCTGCTCCAAAGGAAACAAAGAGCGGAGATCCCTGGGGGGACGGGACAAGCCTCTCCTCACCCATTGATCATTCTGATGCATTTGGAGATTCATCCAAACTGGACAATGACCCATGGGGAGCCCCAG CTGCAGCTCTAGTTAGCACGGATGATGCGTGGGGTTCACCTGCTCCACCCTTAGACTCCTCCCTATCTAGTGACCCCTTTGGAGACGGTGCATCTAAAAAAAGTGATCCTTGGGGTGCACCAAGCAACAATGCGACAG GAAAGCAAACGGCGCAGGAAGAGAAGTTGCATGAAAAGACTGCGTCGTTTCTGGGCTGTGCGGGGGCGTCGCTTGTTGACCTGGACGATCTATTTTCTTCTAACCCCGAACCCAAACAGCGCCCCCTCGTCAACAAGCTCGTCGCCCAGACCCAAGCCATCG GCGCTTTCAAAGCCAGGGGCATGACATCTGGCCCTGGGGTCAGATCAGGAACTGTTGCAGGGGGGTTCCTTCCTGAAACGTCATACTGCAGTCCTTTTGGGTCCACCCATGCTCCCTCCTTTGGTGCACCTTCTCCCACTTTTGGAGCTGCTAATCCTTCCAGTGAAACGCCCCTATTTCAGCTACCGTCCCATACCATGGGCTTAAATATGCTTCAGGTGGCTCCTCCGTTCGCAGGAACTGGAATGGTACAATCCGTTTCTGTGGGAGGGAGTCCACAAATGGGCCTTAACATGAACCCCCCCTTTGGAGGAGTGGGAATGGTGCATCCTGGATCCCCGGTGGGCAATCCTTGGGCAAACCCCCTCTCATCGGGAACAGGAATGGGTCAGTCCAGTTTCTATGGAGGAAATCACCAAGCAGGAGTGGCTCACTTGGGAGGATCCACTCCACTAGGCGGCGGGGGAGTCCCCTTCCAGCCACAGTTTCTCTCAGGCAGCGGGTCAGGTGAGACcttgaacaaaaacaacaatccATTCCTGTTCTGA